The following coding sequences are from one Humulus lupulus chromosome X, drHumLupu1.1, whole genome shotgun sequence window:
- the LOC133804327 gene encoding LEAF RUST 10 DISEASE-RESISTANCE LOCUS RECEPTOR-LIKE PROTEIN KINASE-like 2.1 isoform X2, with product MHPIPISPITLAGVLLLFSSFLFPGDLMASRDFEYLNDCPNSSSTLNINWVEYRVLKVNSSEKTLTLVRSDLWNQTCPSEFLSTTFKTDLFSDTGNVELTLIYECNNAGGTQFNMTPKNNRFVCENRASSFSYFLVGPDPYDPFRGDVHKCGKRVRVPIMASMARELSDNGSLLAEALKMGFNVSYRTMDDPCSIWLDSQACEYYYYSNSYRCMVRAFAIMSIFIIPAILSLAMLCYYKRGKVEHFNVEAFIRNHGSIAPKRYSYATIKKMTNSFTQEIGKGGFGAVFKGTLPDGHLVAVKLLNESKSNGEDFLNEVASIGRTSHVNIVTLLGFCYEKKKRALVYEYMPNGSLDNFIFTKKASNEENRLQRKTLYEIAIGIAKGLEYLHCGCNTRILHFDIKPQNILLDEDFCPKIADFGLAKLLIKKHESIVSMAGARGTMGYIAPEVFSRGYGGVSHKSDVYSFGMLVLEMVGGRNNFDYAASHTSEIYYPNRMYKDLEIESDHEASILINMTESEKEISKKMISISFWCIQTNPADRPSMSKVVEMLEGNFQSIEIPPKPYLFSPTRSP from the exons ATGCACCCGATCCCTATCTCTCCGATCACCCTTGCCGGAGTACTCCTCCTATTCTCATCATTCCTCTTTCCCGGCGATCTCATGGCCTCTAGAGATTTCGAATACCTCAACGACTGCCCTAACAGTAGTTCGACCTTGAACATCAACTGGGTCGAGTACCGAGTCCTCAAAGTCAACTCATCAGAGAAGACTCTTACGTTGGTTCGATCAGACCTCTGGAACCAAACCTGCCCTAGCGAGTTCCTCAGCACCACGTTCAAAACCGACTTGTTCTCCGACACCGGCAACGTCGAACTGACACTGATCTATGAGTGTAATAATGCCGGCGGAACTCAGTTTAATATGACGCCAAAGAATAATCGGTTCGTGTGCGAGAATCGTGCATCTTCGTTCTCTTACTTCTTGGTCGGACCAGATCCGTATGATCCGTTCCGGGGCGACGTACACAAGTGCGGTAAGAGGGTTAGGGTTCCGATTATGGCATCAATGGCGCGTGAACTGTCGGATAATGGATCTTTGCTTGCGGAAGCTTTGAAGATGGGGTTCAACGTCAGTTATAGGACAATGGATGATCCGTGTTCTATATGGCTTGATTCTCAGGCGTGTGAGTATTATTATTACTCTAACAGCTACCGTTGCATGGTGCGAG CTTTCGCGATTATGTCCATATTCATAATACCCGCCATACTCTCCTTGGCAATGCTATGTTACTACAAGAGAGGTAAAGTGGAACACTTCAATGTAGAGGCATTCATAAGGAATCATGGATCAATTGCCCCAAAACGATACAGTTATGCCACTATAAAGAAGATGACAAACTCATTTACACAAGAAATAGGTAAAGGAGGTTTTGGAGCTGTCTTTAAAGGAACATTACCTGATGGTCATCTTGTGGCGGTAAAATTGCTAAATGAATCAAAGAGTAATGGAGAAGATTTTCTCAATGAAGTTGCTAGTATCGGTAGAACTTCTCATGTAAATATAGTAACTCTTCTTGGATTTTGCTACGAAAAAAAGAAAAGAGCTCTCGTTTATGAATATATGCCAAATGGGTCGTTGGACAACTTTATCTTCACCAAGAAAGCTTCAAATGAAGAAAATCGTCTACAAAGGAAGACATTGTACGAAATCGCCATAGGCATTGCGAAAGGATTGGAATACTTGCATTGTGGTTGCAACACACGGATTTTGCATTTTGATATAAAAcctcaaaacattcttttagatgAAGACTTTTGCCCTAAAATTGCTGATTTTGGACTTGCCAAACTTTTGATAAAGAAGCATGAGAGTATTGTCTCCATGGCTGGAGCTAGAGGTACTATGGGGTACATTGCACCTGAGGTATTCAGTCGAGGCTACGGTGGAGTATCTCACAAGTCTGATGTTTATAGTTTTGGAATGTTGGTTCTCGAAATGGTTGGAGGTAGAAACAATTTTGATTATGCAGCTTCTCATACTAGTGAAATATATTATCCGAATCGAATGTATAAGGATTTGGAAATAGAAAGTGATCATGAAGCAAGTATTCTGATAAACATGACCGAGTCAGAAAAAGAAATTTCAAAAAAGATGATATCAATAAGTTTTTGGTGCATTCAAACAAACCCAGCAGATCGACCATCAATGAGTAAGGTAGTAGAAATGTTGGAAGGAAACTTTCAGTCCATAGAGATTCCTCCAAAACCATACTTGTTTTCTCCTACAAGGTCTCCATAA
- the LOC133804327 gene encoding LEAF RUST 10 DISEASE-RESISTANCE LOCUS RECEPTOR-LIKE PROTEIN KINASE-like 2.1 isoform X1, whose amino-acid sequence MHPIPISPITLAGVLLLFSSFLFPGDLMASRDFEYLNDCPNSSSTLNINWVEYRVLKVNSSEKTLTLVRSDLWNQTCPSEFLSTTFKTDLFSDTGNVELTLIYECNNAGGTQFNMTPKNNRFVCENRASSFSYFLVGPDPYDPFRGDVHKCGKRVRVPIMASMARELSDNGSLLAEALKMGFNVSYRTMDDPCSIWLDSQACEYYYYSNSYRCMVRGSSLIYIFKAFAIMSIFIIPAILSLAMLCYYKRGKVEHFNVEAFIRNHGSIAPKRYSYATIKKMTNSFTQEIGKGGFGAVFKGTLPDGHLVAVKLLNESKSNGEDFLNEVASIGRTSHVNIVTLLGFCYEKKKRALVYEYMPNGSLDNFIFTKKASNEENRLQRKTLYEIAIGIAKGLEYLHCGCNTRILHFDIKPQNILLDEDFCPKIADFGLAKLLIKKHESIVSMAGARGTMGYIAPEVFSRGYGGVSHKSDVYSFGMLVLEMVGGRNNFDYAASHTSEIYYPNRMYKDLEIESDHEASILINMTESEKEISKKMISISFWCIQTNPADRPSMSKVVEMLEGNFQSIEIPPKPYLFSPTRSP is encoded by the exons ATGCACCCGATCCCTATCTCTCCGATCACCCTTGCCGGAGTACTCCTCCTATTCTCATCATTCCTCTTTCCCGGCGATCTCATGGCCTCTAGAGATTTCGAATACCTCAACGACTGCCCTAACAGTAGTTCGACCTTGAACATCAACTGGGTCGAGTACCGAGTCCTCAAAGTCAACTCATCAGAGAAGACTCTTACGTTGGTTCGATCAGACCTCTGGAACCAAACCTGCCCTAGCGAGTTCCTCAGCACCACGTTCAAAACCGACTTGTTCTCCGACACCGGCAACGTCGAACTGACACTGATCTATGAGTGTAATAATGCCGGCGGAACTCAGTTTAATATGACGCCAAAGAATAATCGGTTCGTGTGCGAGAATCGTGCATCTTCGTTCTCTTACTTCTTGGTCGGACCAGATCCGTATGATCCGTTCCGGGGCGACGTACACAAGTGCGGTAAGAGGGTTAGGGTTCCGATTATGGCATCAATGGCGCGTGAACTGTCGGATAATGGATCTTTGCTTGCGGAAGCTTTGAAGATGGGGTTCAACGTCAGTTATAGGACAATGGATGATCCGTGTTCTATATGGCTTGATTCTCAGGCGTGTGAGTATTATTATTACTCTAACAGCTACCGTTGCATGGTGCGAG GGTCATCATTAATATACATATTTAAAG CTTTCGCGATTATGTCCATATTCATAATACCCGCCATACTCTCCTTGGCAATGCTATGTTACTACAAGAGAGGTAAAGTGGAACACTTCAATGTAGAGGCATTCATAAGGAATCATGGATCAATTGCCCCAAAACGATACAGTTATGCCACTATAAAGAAGATGACAAACTCATTTACACAAGAAATAGGTAAAGGAGGTTTTGGAGCTGTCTTTAAAGGAACATTACCTGATGGTCATCTTGTGGCGGTAAAATTGCTAAATGAATCAAAGAGTAATGGAGAAGATTTTCTCAATGAAGTTGCTAGTATCGGTAGAACTTCTCATGTAAATATAGTAACTCTTCTTGGATTTTGCTACGAAAAAAAGAAAAGAGCTCTCGTTTATGAATATATGCCAAATGGGTCGTTGGACAACTTTATCTTCACCAAGAAAGCTTCAAATGAAGAAAATCGTCTACAAAGGAAGACATTGTACGAAATCGCCATAGGCATTGCGAAAGGATTGGAATACTTGCATTGTGGTTGCAACACACGGATTTTGCATTTTGATATAAAAcctcaaaacattcttttagatgAAGACTTTTGCCCTAAAATTGCTGATTTTGGACTTGCCAAACTTTTGATAAAGAAGCATGAGAGTATTGTCTCCATGGCTGGAGCTAGAGGTACTATGGGGTACATTGCACCTGAGGTATTCAGTCGAGGCTACGGTGGAGTATCTCACAAGTCTGATGTTTATAGTTTTGGAATGTTGGTTCTCGAAATGGTTGGAGGTAGAAACAATTTTGATTATGCAGCTTCTCATACTAGTGAAATATATTATCCGAATCGAATGTATAAGGATTTGGAAATAGAAAGTGATCATGAAGCAAGTATTCTGATAAACATGACCGAGTCAGAAAAAGAAATTTCAAAAAAGATGATATCAATAAGTTTTTGGTGCATTCAAACAAACCCAGCAGATCGACCATCAATGAGTAAGGTAGTAGAAATGTTGGAAGGAAACTTTCAGTCCATAGAGATTCCTCCAAAACCATACTTGTTTTCTCCTACAAGGTCTCCATAA